A genomic stretch from Cardiocondyla obscurior isolate alpha-2009 linkage group LG10, Cobs3.1, whole genome shotgun sequence includes:
- the Vta1 gene encoding vacuolar protein sorting-associated protein VTA1 homolog: protein MALTGPDLPKVPVPLKRIQAHLTVASKHDQRDNVVSYWCRLYALQTGLKFSTKTSEETNFLLKLMDWLEATKKQLHDNEAITNDVAAQAHLENWALKLFLYADRKDRAGDFSNNVVQSFYTAQILYDVLTLFGELSVEAAQNQKYAKWKAAYIHNCLTNGETPVPGPLKETDDESDSIKDLNDEEPKSNVEPEAPKDNTLPNVPSVPVNPPSLRTQSFESENDTHKTESGTNLSVEQVAKAQKLIKWASSALDYDDIATSVMNLQKAINLLTTGQELA, encoded by the exons ATGGCACTAACAGGACCTGACTTGCCAAAGGTTCCAGTTCCTTTGAAGAGAATACAGGCTCATCTAACAGTTGCATCCAAGCATGATCAGCGAGATAACGTTGTCAGTTATTGGt GTCGTCTTTATGCTCTTCAAACCGGATTGAAATTTTCAACCAAGACATCAGAAGAAACTAATTTTCTACTGAAATTAATGGACTGGCTGGAAGCAACAAAGAAGCAACTGCACGACAATGAAGCTATCACCAATGATGTAGCTGCTCAGGCACACTTAGAAAACTGGGCCTTAAAGCTCTTTTTGTATGCCGACAGGAAAGACAGAGCAGGGGATTTTTCCAATAATGTAGTACAGAGTTTCTACACTGCTCAGATATTGTATGATGTGCTGACGCTATTCGGAGAACTAAGTGTGGAGGCAGCTCAGAATCAGAAGTATGCTAAATGGAAAGCGGCTTACATTCACAACTGTCTTACAAACGGCGAGACTCCAGTACCAGGGCCGTTAAAAGAAACAGATGACGAAAGCGATtctattaaagatttaaatg ATGAAGAGCCAAAATCAAATGTAGAACCTGAAGCTCCTAAGGATAATACTTTGCCAAACGTTCCATCTGTTCCTGTAAATCCACCATCTTTAAGGACACAGTCGTTTGAGTCGGAAAATGACACGCATAAAACTGAAA GTGGTACTAATTTGTCAGTTGAACAAGTTGCCAAggcacaaaaattaattaaatgggCAAGTAGTGCATTAGATTATGACGATATAGCCACTTCCGTAATGAACCTTCAAAAAGCTATAAATCTTTTAACTACTGGTCAGGAACTTGCATAG
- the Tl gene encoding protein toll — protein sequence MIIRRKVLVMLIIALGGTVFTSCCPAPSQCTYLTNPEGNTELDCEVQDDYRVIVTIETTIMKIECLKSPEWSTFQLNVSSCIGNKDIKTMYFNYCDLPANNSLGEITQRLGATSVEKLGFKSFMNLSTAMVRHHLDDFENLKILYLTNNNASYVDKDLLANQVNLTLLNLLDNNLQVIDSSFFNHTPNLKWLELGLNALQSIEMGTFDNLKNLTFLNLWSNHLTTLQSGIFDELVALNSLDLNSNNMVELPENVFAKLENLSVLNLFRNNFTDLPRDLLRNNVKLQTFRLYGNKRNMSTLPNGFFANLTELKQLELNKNGFITLPEDLFWGCTSLINIILAQNRLRTLPVQIFRDLKTVASLQLNSNHLEYLPDYVFQNANKLEKLDLSKNKISSISTHLFDGLNSLKKLSIDQNHLTVISSQGFRPLNQLKIANLSDNYLTLKQSDYQDEFGRWSPFRHNLLLEELYLANNSISEIFSDWILSDIQLRKLDLKHNNISYISAIELHFVSNEIEVDLTHNKIRHIIFDGAEILSQSDDHRAEILVNDNPLHCDCTIYNFLRYIEGRMHPKVQRYFYIVTENLTCQSPSDLKNISVSDLKSKTLTCSYPKVCSEKCNCRIRPEDKTFIYDCSNRNLTSVPSDIRIPPGPLKSESFEVDFSGNQLTQMPDLEAIGFKPLKKLILSHNLISEISLNGLSNTIKVLELHSNNISEIRPDVFEFLKQSMNLTRLTLHKNPWKCECENKDFLSFIQMKLVKMPDLLKVTCSKTNISVSEMTMDDFCPLNMKMMIGISVAISLAGLLIGVFGLLYYKYQQQIKVWLFAHQLCLWFVTEEELDKEKLYDAFVSFSNKDHDFVVNELVSKLENGPSQFKLCVHYRDWLAGAWISENIFNSVKNSRRTIVVLSPNFLESVWGKMEFRTAHSEALSEGRARVILILYGDIGATEDLDPELKAYISMNTYVKWGDPWFWDKLRYALPHRPKFMRNTLAERKICMQVNEDKKELYPAGPPETPPSTTPPVDALKKFICDKDLEERSLSDPYIRESSKLNEKLHQAIILSPDHLMKSDKNNECLV from the exons ATGATCATTCGCCGTAAAGTACTTGTAATGCTGATTATTGCTTTGGGCGGCACAGTTTTTACTTCTTGTTGCCCTGCACCGTCACAATGCACCTACCTGACGAACCCTGAGGGAAACACCGAATTGGACTGCGAAGTGCAGGACGACTACAGAGTCATTGTGACAATTGAAACAACCATAATGAAA atcGAGTGCCTGAAGTCACCGGAATGGTCGACTTTCCAATTAAACGTGTCGTCCTGTATAGGCAACAAAGACATCAAAACGATGTACTTCAATTACTGTGATCTGCCGGCGAACAACAGTCTAGGCGAAATCACGCAAAGACTGGGAGCGACTAGCGTGGAGAAGCTTGGCTTCAAATCGTTCATGAACTTGAGCACCGCGATGGTCAGGCATCACTTGGACGACTTCGAAAACTTGAAGATTCTGTATTTAACGAACAATAATGCTTCTTACGTGGATAAAGACCTCTTGGCTAATCAAGTCAATTTGACATTGCTCAACCTACTTGACAACAACTTGCAGGTCATAGATAGCAGTTTTTTCAATCACACGCCCAATTTGAAGTGGCTCGAACTGGGCCTTAATGCTCTACAATCAATAGAAATGGGGACGTTCGATAATCTGAAGAATTTGACGTTCCTTAATCTGTGGAGCAATCATTTAACTACGTTGCAGTCGGGAATTTTTGACGAGCTAGTCGCTCTCAACAGCCTCGATCTCAATTCAAACAACATGGTCGAATTACCGGAAAACGTCTTCGCGAAGCTCGAGAACCTCAGCGTTCTCAACTTGTTCCGAAACAATTTTACAGATTTACCAAGGGACCTGTTACGAAATAATGTGAAACTACAGACTTTCCGTCTCTACGGCAACAAAAGAAACATGAGTACCTTGCCGAATGGATTTTTCGCCAACTTAACGGAACTGAAGCAGCTGGAACTAAACAAAAACGGATTTATCACGCTGCCAGAAGATCTTTTCTGGGGATGTACGTCGCTCATTAATATCATCTTGGCACAAAACCGTCTTCGAACTTTGCCAGTGCAAATATTTCGTGATTTGAAAACTGTCGCAAGCCTGCAATTGAATTCCAATCATCTTGAATACTTGCCTGATTATGTCTTTCAAAATgcgaataaattagaaaagttggatttatcaaaaaacaaaattagttCCATTTCCAC GCATCTATTCGATGGATTaaactctttaaaaaaattaagtatcgATCAAAATCATTTGACAGTTATTTCCAGCCAAGGTTTCAGACCCTTAAATCAATTAAAGATCGCCAACTTGTCTGATAATTATCTAACGTTAAAACAATCCGACTATCAGGATGAATTTGGACGCTGGTCGCCTTTTCGCCATAATCTGTTGTTAgaagaattatatttagcCAATAATAGTATTTCGGAAATATTCAGCGACTGGATTTTAAGCGATATCCAACTTCGAAAGCTGGACCTCAAGCATAACAATATATCCTACATTAGC gCTATAGAATTGCACTTCGTATCGAACGAAATCGAAGTGGACTTGACACACAATAAAATAAGACATATCATCTTCGACGGTGCTGAGATTCTCAGTCAATCAGACGATCATCGCGCGGAAATACTCGTCAACGATAATCCGTTACATTGCGACTGCACTATATACAACTTTTTGCGTTACATCGAAGGCAGAATGCACCCTAAGGTTCAACGTTACTTCTATATAGTGACGGAAAATTTAACTTGCCAGAGCCCGagtgatttaaaaaacattagcGTTTCGGATTTGAAATCGAAAACTTTAACGTGCTCGTATCCTAAAGTGTGTTCCGAGAAATGTAATTGCCGGATTAGGCCCGAAGATAAGACGTTCATTTACGATTGCTCTAACAGAAACCTAACCAGTGTGCCAAGCGACATAAGAATACCTCCCGGGCCCTTAAAAAGCGAATCTTTTGAAGTGGACTTCTCCGGCAATCAATTAACTCAAATGCCTGATTTGGAAGCGATAGGATTCAAACCATTGAAAAAACTTATTCTATCTCATAATTTAATCTCTGAAATTTCTCTGAATGGATTATCCAACACAATAAAG gtGTTAGAACTGCATAGTAATAACATATCCGAAATACGTCCCGACGTGTTTGAATTCCTAAAACAATCAATGAATTTAACACGATTGACGTTACACAAAAACCCTTGGAAATGTGAATGCGAAAATAAGGATTTCTTAAGTTTTATTCAAAtgaaattagtaaaaatgCCGGATTTACTTAAAGTGACCTGTTCGAAAACGAACATTTCCGTATCGGAGATGACAATGGATGATTTCTGCCCTCTAAACATGAAAATGATGATCGGCATTAGTGTAGCAATCTCTCTTGCGGGATTACTCATTGGAGTCTTTGGGCTACTCTACTACAAATACCAACAGCAAATTAAAGTGTGGCTCTTTGCGCATCAGCTATGCTTATGGTTTGTAACAGAAGAGGAACTGGACAAGGAGAAACTATATGACGCCTTCGTGAGCTTCTCAAACAAGGACCACGATTTCGTCGTAAATGAACTGGTGTCGAAACTGGAAAACGGCCCTTCGCAGTTCAAGCTGTGCGTCCATTACCGGGACTGGCTGGCGGGAGCGTGGATATCAGAGAACATCTTCAACTCTGTGAAGAACTCTAGGCGGACAATAGTAGTGTTGTCGCCGAACTTCTTGGAGAGTGTCTGGGGAAAGATGGAGTTCAGGACCGCTCACAGCGAAGCGCTGAGCGAGGGTCGTGCGCGAGTGATACTAATCTTGTATGGTGACATCGGAGCTACCGAAGACTTGGACCCGGAACTAAAAGCGTACATAAGTATGAACACGTATGTGAAGTGGGGAGATCCCTGGTTCTGGGACAAGCTGCGATACGCGTTGCCACATCGGCCAAAGTTTATGAGAAACACCCTCGCAGAGAGGAAAATCTGTATGCAAGTGAATGAGGATAAAAAGGAGCTTTATCCGGCTGGACCTCCTGAGACTCCACCGAGCACTACACCCCCGGTTGACGcgcttaaaaaattcatatgtGATAAAGATTTGGAAGAGCGGTCGCTTTCAGATCCCTATATACGGGAATCGAGTAAGTTGAACGAGAAACTTCATCAAGCGATCATTCTCTCACCTGACCATTTAATGAAATCCGATAAGAACAACGAATGCCTTGTCTGA
- the LOC139106102 gene encoding novel acetylcholine receptor chaperone, whose product MGSIVLKSLSVLLGIFFVFVGTMKLTSHISKDLHKDLRKEYVKYAKVFPLSGTLDFKVPSKWYRRVVGSLEIICGLAMAIIPSHKIKNLSNTVLLLLMLMAVYSHYMVNDKFERIAPALVFFFMLTGRLVIDWQLRREDAQSVTANGVDDKAKKQD is encoded by the exons ATGGGCTCGATAGTGCTAAAGTCGCTCTCGGTGCTCCTCGGCATATTTTTCGTCTTCGTCGGCACGATGAAGCTGACGTCGCACATCAGCAAGGACCTGCACAAGGACCTG aGAAAGGAGTACGTCAAGTATGCGAAGGTATTTCCGCTATCGGGAACGCTCGACTTCAAGGTACCCAGCAAGTGGTACCGGAGAGTCGTCGGCTCGCTCGAAATCATCTGCGGCCTCGCCATGGCGATTATTCCAAGTC ataaaattaaaaacttatctAACACGGTGTTGCTGCTCTTAATGCTGATGGCTGTGTACTCTCACTACATGGTCAACGACAAGTTCGAGAGAATCGCCCCGGCACTG GTATTCTTCTTCATGCTCACGGGGCGATTGGTGATCGACTGGCAGCTCAGGCGAGAAGACGCGCAATCAGTGACGGCGAACGGGGTCGACGATAAAGCTAAGAAGCAAGACTGA
- the LOC139106097 gene encoding tetraspanin-7-like isoform X2, with protein sequence MSRRLDVVTIVTLLILFNFIFLIIVTVPILFGGKWLAIYGSPNCKNTNNVCDLKSPSTALCIIDLWMMIQLRDLRISLQNSNVAQLIFSALITIFTATIARACYYSFRGRPTTFMLYFMRIVLLLEMIVSTSIYVFHTSLNERFERGLNESIVAYRQDNFSYIIDTMQSSLQCCGSSGYANWLNLDPPENIPLSCNVSQRKSDIYSEISSEKYTTGCYNRLLDIEKDLITLPLLSLIYQQIIFVIFANFLDYLIVKLKKKEMVWRTICVSNNPNRNQNSVTGNTIEYVRIYPLGFKLALIVCKH encoded by the exons ATGTCCAGGCGGCTGGACGTGGTCACCATAGTGACCCTCTTAATACTCTTCAATTTTATCTTCTTG atAATAGTGACTGTCCCAATTCTTTTCGGAGGTAAATGGCTTGCCATTTATGGATCACCAAACtgtaaaaatactaataaCGTTTGCGATCTT AAATCTCCGTCCACCGCACTATGCATCATCGACTTATGGATGATGATCCAGTTGAGGGACTTGAGAATAAGCTTACAAAACAGCAACGTTgctcaattaatattttcagccTTAATTACGATATTTACTGCCACGATAGCTCGCGCCTGCTACTACAGTTTTCGTGGTCGTCCTACTACATTTATG CTGTACTTTATGAGAATCGTGCTGCTGCTGGAAATGATTGTGAGCACGTCGATTTACGTTTTCCACACGAGTCTAAACGAGAGATTTGAACGAGGTCTGAATGAGAGTATAGTGGCCTATAGGCAAGATAATTTCAGTTACATAATCGATACTATGCAATCGAGT CTGCAGTGCTGTGGTAGTAGCGGATATGCTAACTGGCTCAATTTGGATCCACCGGAGAACATTCCCTTGTCCTGCAATGTGTCCCAGAGAAAATCAGACATTTATTCCGAGATTTCTTCCGAGAAATACACAACG ggATGCTACAATCGCCTGCTCGATATTGAGAAAGATCTTATAACATTACCGCTATTGAGTCTAATCTATCAGCAAATAATATTCGTTATCTTCGCGAACTTTCTGGACTATCTCATTGTTAAActtaaaaagaaggaaatggTTTGGCGAACCATTTGCGTAAGCAACAATCCCAATAGAAATCAAAACAGCGTCACTGGCAACACTATTGAATACGTACGAATATATCCTCTGGGGTTTAAACTTGCTTTAATTGTATGTAAGCACTAA
- the Flash gene encoding uncharacterized protein PF3D7_1120600 codes for MALETRVTGAASLPPNYDKYSDQKVEDDVDIYADLPSFNLVKNVEHCKCEELKEELNSLTSKFEVVQKAKTNLENNLSSLLKTAKAEITRKDNIISNLRKQIDDMSFRRGFKNFTRRPHVQRKTATETSESIVTHSQESETEWQQIQSYHEEYKSKPLQIEVTRIPTLFGERLKKKIIEEEKEEKKQSTSKLNIETKFKDIPENSVVENDKENGSQFGVNSNKFNSERYSNSESSEKISYKRNSVKRTNEDDATHRHKRIKVENNENKTTSKESDYNYLVSYDLTNNSAQYKVKDDLIKLENPQNAMHLLIKKEEVPFCIACTTTSEDMKHDQSCTNRWKNDVKNNSTRDYDKYDHADSSKNSRNALISHCASEGFNNDYKKNEYRYSPSRRGSRNRSDYESSTSYRLRERSSRIHRNKKYDDYRYDVRHKDSRLKKSYESEEGDGKTRYRRGERYILRDRSRYSSSDTEDRESGSYKNKKYENRRIKKETNILNDKKLYKNNKPTTETNRRKSSSRTIANSTTDYSDVKNIDQHKVKNEKSEIKPTNSIESTSIYVELNDLNNLEEGEILDSPKKNNFTIIEDKTNKINNTKEINVKSVLIEDKNKNNSTSISVGGKQIQNNTINTELLEPVENNTKKIEVTSCFLQENSKKCKKINDSNSTRKDMAVDVGANCKKYEGTETSNINEDAMDSASQNIGAMEQVCDNDINGYDKNNTDTLKDFTIETTVAKTVEIKKTAVNIENATKIKELDNFNTESGTKSEELDKFKAESNIEDRIKQTEANNFNNSNNTDKIDSDELKNSKTDIKTEAALNCDIEDGDKSQEPIESNETCHRVSNRNNIETCLNDHNYVQNPLTNCQSQCTQKLSLGPECNEEIISKATSRETKVEKTVIVQSVNSSAKKTMSFITKNNKNEQNKGVLISHRRKAVTLSDSNASMTILMNASDAGTSSIINDCNDSPLKPRACKISRVIAKTSYK; via the exons ATGGCACTCGAGACGAGAGTAACTGGAGCAGCATCACTGCCGCctaattatgataaatattCAGACCAGAAAGTGGAGGATGACGTCGACATTTACGCGGATTTACCGAGTTTCAATCTCGTGAAAAAT GTTGAACATTGCAAGTGTGAGGAATTGAAAGAGGAGCTTAATTCACTTACCAGCAAATTTGAGGTTGTTCAGAAAGCAAAGACAAACTTGGAGAACAATCTGTCATCCTTACTCAAAACCGCAAAAGCTGAAATCACACGAAAGGATAATATTATAAGCAACCTCAGAAAACA GATAGATGATATGAGTTTTAGAAGAGGCTTTAAGAATTTTACTCGTAGGCCACATGTACAACGAAAGACTGCAACTGAAACGTCTGAAAGTATTGTAACACATTCACAAGAAAGTGAAACTGAATGGCAACAAATTCAATCTTATCACGAGGAATATAAAAGCAAACCCCTACAGATTGAAGTTACCAGGATACCAACATTATTTGGAGAAagattgaaaaagaaaattatagaggaggagaaagaagagaaaaagcaaAGTACTTCGAAGCTTAATATAGAAACCAAGTTTAAGGATATTCCTGAAAACAGTGTAGTGGAAAATGATAAAGAGAATGGATCTCAATTTGGTGTGaacagtaataaatttaatagcgAACGATATTCTAATTCAG AATCTTCTGAAAAAATTTCGTACAAAAGAAATTCGGTGAAGAGGACAAACGAAGACGATGCTACACACAGACATAAGCGTATCAAGGttgaaaataacgaaaataaaactacGTCTAAAGAAAGTGATTATAATTACCTTGTGTCATATGATCTAACAAACAACTCCGCACAATACAAAGTGAAAGATGATCTCATAAAACTTGAAAATCCACAAAATGCGATGCATCTTTTgataaaaaaggaagaagttCCATTCTGTATTGCATGTACAACCACCTCCGAAGATATGAAACACGATCAAAGTTGCACGAATAGATGGAAGAATGACGTAAAGAATAATTCAACAAGGGATTATGACAAGTACGATCATGCCGACAGTTCAAAGAACTCTCGAAATGCTTTGATATCACATTGCGCTTCAGAAGGCTTTAACAATgattataaaaagaacgagTATAGATACAGCCCATCGAGAAGAGGTTCTAGAAACAGGAGCGATTATGAAAGTTCCACCAGTTATCGTTTACGTGAACGATCCAGTAGAATACATCGAAACAAAAAGTATGACGATTATAGATATGACGTTCGACATAAGGACAGTAGATTAAAGAAAAGCTACGAGAGCGAGGAAGGTGATGGGAAAACGAGATACAGACGCGGAGAGCGTTACATTTTACGAGATAGATCCAGATATTCGTCGAGCGACACTGAAGACAGAGAAAGTGGTTCGTACAAAAATAAGAAGTACGAAAACCGcagaataaaaaaggaaacgaaTATTCTGAATGATAAaaagttgtataaaaataataaacccACAACGGAAACTAATCGCCGAAAATCTTCTAGTCGAACAATTGCAAATAGCACAACAGATTACAGTGATGTAAAGAATATTGACCAgcataaagtaaaaaatgaaaagtcaGAGATCAAACCTACAAATTCGATAGAAAGCACATCCATATATGTTGAATTGAATGATTTGAATAACCTGGAAGAGGGTGAAATTCTAGATAGTcctaagaaaaataattttacaattattgaagataaaacgaataaaataaataatacgaaagaaattaatgtaaaaagcGTTCTAATTgaggataaaaataaaaataattccacgAGTATATCTGTAGGTGGCAAACAAATTCAAAATAACACAATTAATACGGAACTGCTGGAACCGGtggaaaataatacaaaaaagatTGAAGTCACATCATGTTTTCTAcaagaaaattcaaaaaaatgcaaaaaaataaatgattcgAATTCTACCAGAAAGGATATGGCAGTTGATGTTGGTGccaattgtaaaaaatatgaagGCACCGAAACATCTAATATTAACGAAGACGCAATGGATTCTGCTAGTCAAAATATTGGAGCAATGGAGCAAGTGTGtgataatgatattaatggttacgataaaaataacactGATACATTAAAAGATTTTACTATTGAAACGACTGTTGCAAAAActgttgaaattaaaaagacggctgttaatattgaaaatgctACTAAAATCAAAGAATTAGACAATTTTAATACTGAAAGTGGAACCAAAAGTGAGGAATTGGACAAATTCAAGGCGGAATCCAATATTGAAGATCGTATTAAACAGACGGaggcgaataattttaataatagtaataataccGATAAAATTGATAgcgatgaattaaaaaattctaaaactgATATAAAAACGGAGGCTGCGCTCAATTGCGACATTGAGGATGGAGATAAAAGTCAAGAGCCAATCGAGAGCAATGAGACTTGTCATCGAGTGTCAAACAGAAACAATATTGAAACGTGCCTCAACGATCATAATTATGTTCAAAATCCTCTTACCAATTGTCAATCTCAATGCACTCAGAAGTTATCTCTGGGACCGGAATGCAATgaggaaattatttcgaaagcAACGTCGAGGGAAACTAAAGTGGAGAAAACGGTCATTGTACAATCAGTTAACAGTAGTGCCAAGAAGACAATGTCTTTTATAACGaagaacaataaaaatgaacaGAATAAGGGGGTATTAATTTCGCATCGACGAAAAGCGGTGACTTTAAGCGATAGTAACGCGTCCATGACTATCCTGATGAATGCCAGTGATGCGGGTACGTCTTCTATTATAAACGATTGCAACGACTCGCCGTTGAAGCCACGTGCATGTAAGATATCGCGAGTAATTGCAAAAAcgtcgtataaataa
- the LOC139106097 gene encoding RISC-loading complex subunit tarbp2-like isoform X1 produces MNNKTPVSILQEMMAKEKIIPDYELIHNDEGCSQNTFTYRVTCNDLSVTGTSNNKKAAKHEAANAMLKAIEGHGHFSQLSIANESDGSSSKLPVRSAALPSKIPGNLPYFNFVGELQELCMYNNWKNPKYILINDIGPPHAKIFTFRCKIDNFEEDGIANTKQQAKHYAAEKMLNRVKGLSNNLNNFKNGENEDNSLSVVPTVDIEQNENEEATHPEMIKAKALFKFYSTYWKNTLETDKRYELLEQLAYIFPKEFFDKYITIEEIKTKVSKLKTLLSEIDITIDMGNICNTNNQYTMKASLLFCPNIKVHVGMGKTIEEAVWTALCKILNTINLLLK; encoded by the exons ATGAACAATAAAACGCCAGTTTCTATTCTCCAAGAGATGATggcaaaagagaaaataataccCGATTATGAACTGATACATAATGATGAAGGTTGTTCTCAGAATACTTTTACGTACCGTGTTACATGTAACGATCTCAGCGTAACTGGaacaagtaataataaaaaagctgCAAAACACGAAGCAGCAAATGCTATGCTAAAAGCAATTGAAGGACATGGACACTTTTCGCAATTGTCAATTGCCAATGAATCAGATGGATCTTCTTCGAAGTTACCAGTTCGTTCAGCTGCTCTTCCATCTAAAATACCGGGAAACCTACCTTATTTTAACTTTGTAGGTGAATTgcag GAACtttgtatgtataataattggaaaaatccaaaatatattcttattaacGACATTGGACCACCACATGCGAAAATCTTTACTTTTCGctgtaaaattgataattttgaaGAAGATGGAATTGCAAATACTAAACAACAAGCTAAACATTACGCTGcagaaaaaatgttaaacagaGTAAAGGGTCTTTCAaataacttaaataatttcaagaatGGGGAGAATGAAGATAACTCTTTGTCAGTTGTGCCTACTGTTGATATAGAGCAAAATGAAAATGAAGAAGCAACCCATCCGGAAATGATTAAAGCAAaagcattatttaaattttacagtaCTTATTGGAAGAATACATTGGAGACAGATAAACGTTATGAACTATTAGAACAACTGGCTTATATTTTTCCCAAAGAGttttttgacaaatatattactattgaagaaataaaaacaaaagtatcAAAACTGAAGACATTACTATCAGAAATCGATATAACAATCGATATGGGAAATATATGTAACACAAATAACCAGTATACTATGAAGGcatctcttttattttgtcCTAATATCAAGGTACATGTCGGTATGGGAAAGACTATTGAGGAAGCTGTTTGGACAGCGttgtgcaaaatattaaatactataAACTTACTTCTAAAGTAA